The Acidimicrobiales bacterium sequence CAACGACCGACCCGGTCATGGACGGGTGCACTTCGCAGAAGAACGAGTAGGCGCCCGGCTCGTCGAAGCTGATCTGGAAGCTCCCGCCCGACCCGAATGTGTCGGAGTCGAACAGACCCTCCGTCGACGTGATCGTGTGGGGCGCGTCGTCGCTGTTCGTGAACACCACCGGTTGCCCGACTTCGGCCTGCAGGTCACCGAGGGCGAAGTTGTTGATCGACCACGTGACCGCGCCGTCGACGGCCGGTTGCGTGCGGTCGAACTCGACGTCGGCGGGTTCGGCCACCGGACTGACGCTCGGATTCCACATGCTGAACACGCCGGACTGGTTGTCGTAGTCGGGCACTGCGTAGGCGTGGATCATCCACTGGGGATCGACGGTGAAGAACGTGCCGCCGTCGGCCTCGCACTCCTCGCGGCTGACGGGCGTGGTGCCCGAGAGCTCCGACCCGCCGCAGCTGTTGAAGTGCATGTGCCAGTTGTCGATCGGCCCGGTGAACCCGTCCGGGTGGTCGGCCGTCAGCGGCAGGTAGAACGCGGAGCCGACCACCTCATACCCGGTCGAGTCGCCCGTCCAGTGGCCGTCTTCACAGTCGCCGAGGTCGGCCAGGGGCGTGTTCTCCCCGCCCTCGCGGGCGAACATCACGACGTCCGGGCGCGACGGGATGAGCACCCCATCCGTCGAGTGCTCGGCGTTGCGGAGGTGGATTCCCATGTTCGGCCACTGTGTCGTGTACGGCTCGTACCCGGCCGCGCAAGCGGCGTCGATCGAATCGAGTGCGGTCAGCGTCTCGCTCAACTCGTCGAGCTCGGCGACGAGATCGGCGAGCTCGTCTCGCGTCATCGCGAGTCGGGACGGGACCTCGTCGCCCGACTCGAGCAGTGCCTTCAGGTCGAGGTAGCTGCACGGCTCGTCGACGTCCTGGCAGCGGACCTGGCGCTGCGCTGGACCCTCCAGGAGGAACGGGAGGATCGCGTCGCCCATGCGGGCGTAGACGTAGCGGCTGAAACCGACGGCGCCGGTCGGTGTCGCGGGCGTCCCGATCGGCCAGGCCGCGTCGGACTCCGGTTCCCCGAGGCCGGTGGCGGTCGCACCCTCGTCGATCGTCGGTGGGCGGCTCGTCGTGGGGTCCGCAGCCGTCTCCGGCGTGGGCGTGTCACCGCATGCCGCGGCCACGAGGGAGGCGATCAGCAGGAGGAGAAGCGCGCGACGCATCGACGCGAGCATGTCAGTCATCGTGTACCTGATGGTCGCGCTCGCCGGTGAGCGCGGCCTTCACGACCTTGCCCGCGGCGTTGCGGGGCAACGGCTCGGTACGGATGTCCCACCGTCCCGGCACCTTGAACGGCGCGAGGGTCTCGGCGCACCACGCGCGCAACGCCTCCTCGGTGACAGC is a genomic window containing:
- a CDS encoding cupredoxin domain-containing protein, producing MTDMLASMRRALLLLLIASLVAAACGDTPTPETAADPTTSRPPTIDEGATATGLGEPESDAAWPIGTPATPTGAVGFSRYVYARMGDAILPFLLEGPAQRQVRCQDVDEPCSYLDLKALLESGDEVPSRLAMTRDELADLVAELDELSETLTALDSIDAACAAGYEPYTTQWPNMGIHLRNAEHSTDGVLIPSRPDVVMFAREGGENTPLADLGDCEDGHWTGDSTGYEVVGSAFYLPLTADHPDGFTGPIDNWHMHFNSCGGSELSGTTPVSREECEADGGTFFTVDPQWMIHAYAVPDYDNQSGVFSMWNPSVSPVAEPADVEFDRTQPAVDGAVTWSINNFALGDLQAEVGQPVVFTNSDDAPHTITSTEGLFDSDTFGSGGSFQISFDEPGAYSFFCEVHPSMTGSVVVG